DNA from Brassica napus cultivar Da-Ae chromosome C4, Da-Ae, whole genome shotgun sequence:
ttagcgtttagagtttagggtttagagttgaaggtttagggtttagagttgatgttttagggtttagggttaattttttagggtttagggtttagagtttactttttagggtttagggtttagtgctaatagtttagggtttagtgttgatggtttagggtttagagttgaagtttagggtttagggtttagagttgatgttttagggtttagagttgagttttagggtttagggtttgaattttgaaatagtataattcgaaaaaaactaaaaaaattattttttatttttttagatttttatttatttaaatatttatttattatatatataaagaacaagtgcataagagtcttttggtACTTAacgaagaatgtatttttgaaaatgtctttttagtggtggtaaaaatgaaaagtggtatcatGAAAGTGATAAACATATAATTTCTccttaatattaaatatatatatctaaaataatgaTATCAcgttatttaaatatatagatattattttctgatatatagttagttaatcaaatttaattaaaataagatgtattaaattatttttttaatgaaagttatactacttaaaatatctaaattatgattatttttaatgaaaatattggtCAAATGAATCGGTGTCCGATAAGATAGTATAGTGCgatgtttaaagaaaattaaggatgaatttttttggttaacaaATTGTGAACTTTATGTTAAACAATAAATCAACAATGTGTGAAAAAATGATTTGTGGTTTGACAAAATTATGAAAGCTTTATAACAAATTTGCatcgaaataaaataaagtggTAAACAAGATAATGcgcaaaataaaaaatgtttttgttcaTTAATCTTTGGATTTTTATTAATCACAAATTATGTCATAAAAGACTTTTGGAAacttaaactaaaatttatataattatcaatGCATTTCAAAATTcttctaaaattatataataccaaaacttttgattttcaaatatttaaaacttaaagTTTAATTTAGTAATTATGGTTATTattcaaattacaaaattataaatgtaattataattttcatacAATATTTATAACGACAAAATTGCGGGGAACCACctagttataataaaaatgcaAACAAATGGTTATTGTGTTAAATGATCTCCCAGCTAACTTATAAACCaaatgatatcttgcatatttacattgttttatccatttattcatgtgcatttttatcatatagattaggatttagccatgtctaggttgcattttgcatatatatgtctctattaggtattggagtaccacatggagttcctggagacatttgggtgcatttggagctcaaatgaggtgattagagtgatctttggacgagcactgcctggagcgacttTCCGGAGCGACTACATGAAGTCGCTGTGCACCACATCCCGGAGCAACTTTCCCAGAGCGACCGCacaaagtcgctcgcgttttcacatCCGGAGACACACAGAtttgaccctggagcgacctcccagAGCGACGTGCCGAAGTCGCTCCCGATGTTCAAAGTGAcctgttggagcgacacaccaaggtcgctcgcgtcctctcgtccggagacaccaaaatcgagcatcctggagcgacctctcagagcgacctaccaaggtcgctcccagccagagcgaccagccagagcgaccagccagagcgaccagccagagcgaccagccagggcgaccagccagagcgaccagctcaagccgctcgcgttttgacggggcgagacacgaagaaacgcgtcgggagcgacctcctggagcggctatgctaggtcgctccgcgtgttttgcatggacgatttttatgttatttcaggggccttttggtcatttgttttgttgttttacattgcataaacctaagttaagtactttgGTAAGCCACCAGAGGCAAACAATCTCTCTTTTCTggagaacaactagtaaaacttcttttgattcagattgcattgctttcatcttgtgttcttgttgatttctgaTTTAttcctctacatgattaatccgaaatccaatatgggtttaagaggaatcatggagattagtgagtaatcatcttttgaattcatgggttagggagatcaagggtgattaggttagttctaggatgttttagtgtagatcattcttgttccttgctagtagagtattcataatgcatcttctgagttagtcactcaaaagttgatcaataggcatttctcacccaaaaggtgtttgatgaaatgcctgagacaactctcctaggcttttagtatactttgccaaagacatttgttgttaaaggtgctaagatagctaatagacttgttagtaatgattgctttcacattattcaaccaaagacatttgatgtttgagatatgttagcaaatgagcattcatctagacatagagcttgcttagaattgtgtctaggcttaaggtcgatagtttgattgatcatttgccatccttagtttgatacttgatcacccaatgTCTAATCcatatgcccatgagttctcttttcccttagtcaagaaagtatcattctgtaattgctttctagtattagtagtagtttgaaacccatctaaatcattggttgcacttagattaagtgagtacttgcattctcggtgctttgatatccctcaaaactggttcgacaatcatttatacaacaacatttgtcttaggagccttgaaaactcctaacattaCCAAACGAAAATGTTTAGTAATGGGCTTATCTaatatgttattggttctatgattttaatggatttgaaaatccaagcaaaatctagtgttattggttatatgattttaaaatatgtattcaaattcattgttattggttctatgattttaaaatagatttcaaaattagGTGTTATTCAATAGTAAGGATTTGATTAACCATttgatttgaatttggatttgaatagatttataagtgttttagaaaataaaatacaaagaaacaaatattgagttatagcttgttattttgaatggatttgtcTTATAAATTTTTCTCTAACAAAAAATGTCCAATATCTCACGTatacaacaaaaatttcaaataagcCATGGCACTTTCATCATGCAATATTCTATTATAACACCAACTTTCATTTTTCAGTAGAATATGTCATCGTTTCTTTTTTGGTAGGAGTATGTTGTTTCTTTTGAACAAAAAGTTATAtttcctgattttttttattttctattatttctataTTGATTTTCCGTTTTCCATAATACATGcgtcatgatttatatataatctTCATTATACACACAGAATTttataaacacacaaacacataaaccctaaaaccagaAGCATCAATGGGAGAATCACATCAAGAAACACAAGACCCATCGCAAGAATGAGAAAAAGGTTCATATATTCAATGGAGTcctgaagaaaataaaactttgatCAATTTACTTTGATCAATTTACTTTTGGTATATTCAAATCTcggtttctaatttttaaatctgcACCCCCTTTTCCTTACAAGACACAAACAGAGATCGTACTTGCGTGTGTTGGGTTACATAATTTTCTTCGAAAGTTTTGTAGAACAGATAATTTTTCTGAAGAAAAAGACTTTGAGGATGTAGAAGATGTTGAAGAAGTTAATAACAATGATGAAGAAATTCTTGTAACTCAGGATCAGCAAAGAGAACATGTCAATCAAGTGAGAGTCACAATAGCAACAGATATGTGGAGAGATTTTATAAACGTATGATATATGAATgtgttttactttttatatactttgttttattataaagcTGAATTTATTGCAAATTCATTTGATTGATTTTAATAatctattattttgattttgaattctGTATGTTTGATTTCGAAATCTATATGTCTGATTTAAGAATTAAGGTATTTCTTAAATCCTAGAAGAATtctcaaatccattaaaatcatagaaccaataaacCCTGCTTAGCGTCATAATTGGGTCATTTTGTTCAAAATATCCTTGTAAGCCGAAAACTTGTTTTCGAGCATTAACTTTTAAAACGACGTAGTTTCCACCtattgcattttttttctctggaTAAGAGCATCTTGCAGATTCGAAGCTTCAAAGTAAAAATCGCCATGGCTGGGATAACCAGCACCGTAGGATTCAACGCCGTTTTCGCCGGAATCACCAAAACGTTACCATTCTCCGTTTCATCTATCGATTCCAAACTCTACGGTCTCCGTCTCTCCACCGCCGAACTGCCAATTCCCAGTTCTCCTCGCCGTGGGCTCGCCGTCACTTGCCGTTACGGTGGTGGAGGCGGAGGAGGATATCGTTTCTCGGGAGACTCAAGGAGAGGCAGGCCGAAAGAGGCAGAAGTAGATGAAGCGCTCGATATCGCCTCAATTAGGTCAGCTACTGTGAGGCTAATCGATGGGCAACAGAACATGGTAAAGCTTACtccttttttccttttaattaaAGATTTGATTCAGACAAAACAGACCAATGAAAGTTGCagtttttgtgtttgtttttttttagcttGGGCTAGTGTCTAAAGACGAAGCTGTTCGAAGGGCTGAAGATGCTGAGCTTGATTTGGTATGTGTAACTAACATTCCATTGCAATGTTTTTTCACTTGTGGTGCTTTAGCTTCTTGGTGTGTTCGTTTTCAGGTGATTCTATCGCCTGATGCTGATCCTCCTGTTGTTAAAATGATGGACTACAGGTGAATATTcatctttaaatatttattgaaatGTCTCCTTACATATACGGAACAAGGCATAATATTAACttaatgatgtttttttctttctttatcagTAAATATAGATATGAAcagcaaaagaagaagaaggatcaACAGAAGAAAAGTATTGAATTCTCTTCTTTGTTTTAGAGTTGGTGAGATAGATGCTAATAATAGCTAATAGCTCATTTGTTTGATCTTGTGTTGATTTGTGTTAGCCACTCGCATGGACTTAAAGGAGCTTAAAATGGGGTAAACTATTGTTCATGCATTTTAGTTTTGTTGACTACTACTTCTCTTTAAAGGTTGTGCTCTTTTTTTGTCTCGGCAGTTATAACATCGATCAGCATGATTATTCTGTACGTATGAAAGCTGCCCAAAAGTTCTTGCAAGATGGTGACAAGGTTGTTTGTTCCCCATGGTCTTCATAAGCTGCGAGATAGTTCTGTACCattcaatttatatatttgtttatgcaCTCAGGTTAAGGTGATTGTGAGCATGAAAGGAAGAGAAAACGAGTTCAGAAATATTGCTATCGAACTCCTCAGACGTTTTCAAACCGAAGTAGGAGAGGtaacatattattttcttctcttttacaCCATACAAGTCTATGGATCATTTGCGTCTCTGAAACTTGCTCCGCATCTGCAGCTTGCGACTGAAGAAAGCAAAAACTTTAGGGACAGAAACTTGTTCATCATCTTGGTTCCAAACAAAGAAATGATCAAGAAACCACAAGAACCCTCctcgagaaagaagaagaaaatagctGCAGAAAATGAAGTTTTACCTGCGGAAAATAAAGTTTCGACTGCAGAAAATGAAGTTTCAGCTGCAGAAAATGAAGTTTCGGCTGCGGAAAATGAAGTTTCAGCTGCAGAAATAACGACGCCTCCATAAAAATTTCTGTCTGCAAATCGAGTTTGGAGTTTAAATCGTGAGGTCAAGGATTCGAGAGTTGAAGTAaagttttgtatatttacttttctaGCATGTCTCAAGAGAACTGTAATCAGTAGAATTAGTCCTACTTGAATGATGTTCTGATCTTGCCTGGAATCTTTTTGTATGACTAATCAGTTTTAGTCTATACACAAttctttgttttcatttacACAAGGCCAAAGAATGTATATTCGTTGATAAGTAATTTCTGATGGTAAAGCTAGACTTTACTGGTTTTTCTTGACTATGTAATCTTTTAgtctttacaaatatttttagtatttagaaACATGCCCATATTTTTCTGATAATTATCAGAATAGTTCATATATAAAAGTACTAGAAAAAACACCccatatctttatataattataaaactgCCATACATGTTTCCTTATTTACATACCCCAAATCTTTAAGTATACACATAACTACAGTTATGAggtaattttgtatatatagttatttGTACTGGTCCCTTAGATCTATAGTTATTTACATAATTGTCCCAGATGTGATGGTATTAACCAAGCTGCCCCAAATCTTTCACTATCTACATAGTTATTAACTTACTGATTATAAAACTATTTgagattatatattatgtacGTAGCAGTAGTAAAGATGAAAAGCTAAAAtgcattcttcttcattttctttaaaCCATCTATTTCACATGTTTTTCCTACAAGTTAAGGATAAAATGGAAAAAGGTTGGTGCCAAAAAACGAGCAATTTACAAGTCGTTTTAAGAGTTAGCCGTGGAAACTTCAAGAGTGGTGTTATGTCCATAGGCACTTAAATGAGCCTAATGGCAGCAATGGAGACTCTGCATCATCTCTtacttcttcttgcttcttttgcatcaaatgagtcatgaggcTACTCTCTTCTATCTGGATTCACACAATGAAAAAACTCTCGGTTAAAGTGTTAAAAATATAGAttcttctgtttttgtttgattcattaCCTCCATGACTGCAGTTGATGCCAATAGATTTTCACATTTGCCAagcatatatttttcttttgcagCTATAACAGCGAGATCTGAAACAAGCTTATTCATCTCTTCCATCTGTGAGTGTAGAGAGCAGATCGATGATCCCATAGTCTGCATAACATCAAGTGCTGAGGACATAGCCAACTTCAGAGTTCCAAGGTCCACCTTTGATAACAAGAGCGTTACTAAGATCCAAAGTCTCCAATCACTCTATGAAAAGGTAAAACCAAATACCTTTGTTCCTCCAGTTAGTGGAAGGCGGAGAGTATTTGCTTCCAAGTCTGCTATGGCACCAGCTACAGAAGTAACGTGTTCTCTCTCGAGTATGGCCCAATCTTCAAGGCAACCCATCTGTTGAAACACTTTTTTAGGTCACATATGCTGTTTGATgagagagacaaagagagaaGACTTACCTGCTTACTTAAGATGTCTTCAAGCTTAATTTCTAGCTTCAACTGTTGGAGGTAGATTCTTTGAGTTGTCACATGATCTCTTAGCTCTGATGTTGCATGCCAGACATTGTATAGAGTTTCCTGTTAACTCAAGATTGTTAAAATACACTTCACACTAAGAACTTTTAATGAAACTTCTTTGTAAGTAATTTTACCTCTGCGATTAACCTTTGAATATAACCGACTCCCTCAGCTCGAGCGTTTGCAAACCGCCATTGTGAGTATCTATTATATAGCAAGCGCAGTTGATGAACATCTTCTATATAATTTGccttttttcctttctttacaTCAGCCATGAAACTGAGAACTGAGGTTGGGCTGCTTGTAGACGCGTTGGTTTGTCTTAATCGGGAAGGACTTACACCTCTTGGTGGCGGTGTAGACGATCTCACACAAGAGAGATTCGCGCCTCTCAAAGGACTCATCCCTCGAGAAtgagaggatgatgatgatgatgatgaaaatgaGGATCTGCTTGGAGAAGCTGCGCGTGATCCAGGAGCAGACAATGGGTGCACCCTAGCTGAAGTTGCTCTATCTAATGAACTTGCAGACAATAGCCTATTTAAACTATTACTAccattttctgaatttgttGGAGACATTACTAGTCCACCATTTTCACAAGCGGACAACAACCTCGCCGTGTCGCTAGAAGATTTTTGCAAAGGTTTAGAGGTTTTGTTGGACAAAGACAGAGACGTTGTCCTAACCGCTTTATCACCAAGATCCAAGCTTCTGTTCATAGACATTCTACTAGGCCATCGATGCTGTTGTATTAACCTACTATGAGGACCATCATCTACAGGTTTCGAATTCTCTGATTGACCTGCAGTCACATTCTTACCCTTCAGTGGACTTCTCGTATGTTTCCTTGAGACAGAGGTTGAAGACGGTCTCAATGTGCGGTCAATAGAAGAAGTAACAAACGGTTTCTCCTTAACAACAGGAACTGAGAGTGAATCAGACTGAAATGAAACGCTGAGACTCCTCATAGTAGAAGGCCATAACCCTTGAGGTACACGACCGGTAGATAATTTCTTAGAAGAAACAGGTAAATCTATAGATACATCACTAACCGGTGTGGACGGATTAGTGGGAGTGGTTGGCGTTGAAGAACGTTTCCTTTCTGCTGAAACAGCTCTTTTCGATAAAGACTGAGAGGTTGAAGACACAGTCCTAGTGACATTAGGTGAAGGGCATCTACGAGTTTTAGTGGGAGTAGGTGATCTGTATCTTGAACTGACCTCCATTGTTCTAGACCGGCGCGTGGCAGCAACTGCATTGTTCTTCTCCGCTGGAACAAGAGGCGATCTTGTAGTATCGGTGACAGATTGCTGTAGCTGCTTTGCCATTGCTGCTTTTTTAGAACCACATAAAACTTCCATTCAAGCTATAACAAGTACAAGCTTGCATTGATTTGATTCAGCAGCTAATGCCTCCCCTTTTATTCTGCAATAAGACAGGAGAAAAGTGAGATACCTTACAGATGGGCAAGAAGGGGAAAAGCATAGAGAATATTTAGACAACCAGGTGATAAAGAAAGGAAAAGATTACATATTTACAACCGAGACTCAGGATCAAGAATCAAGAATCTCTTTAAAGCAATCCAAGTCAAACATAGAATTAAAAAATGCAAGATCTCTAGGTGTTTTTAAGATGGTTTTTTACATCAAGATCAAGCCAAAGCAGAAGGCAAAATCCAAAGAGATCAAGACATGGAGATTGAAAAAGACAAATCTTTGGTCCGTGCGACAAGCTGACTTGCTTCATATAACACAATAAAGTGAGGTTCTATAGTAGGATAGGGGTCCCCTAAGAAAAGTTAAAGGGACAACAAGAACAGCTTGAGCGCCCTAGGAGtgaaaaaagataagaaaagcTGCGCCTAGGACTATAAAACCAAACTGTCAAACAAGAAAGCAGAGAGGGAGAGAAAGGCAGGTCTAGCTAGTACTAGTAGTAGTAGTTTAATTACACTTTCACATAAACAGAGATATTCTTGATTTAAGATCAAAAGACGTTTACTTTAAAACTTGTGAGCAAATAAGGTTTATATATCAGTGTCACTGTCACGGGTGTGACATGGTCTGATCAGAGATGGGCTGGACAAATTAATGGAGATTTCTGTTTTTAGTCACAGACCCACCTTTCTTCTTGTTCCTCTTTGCatgaaaatcaaaaaccatCTCAAAGTTCACAAAAAAGAAGTTTCCTTgaactaaaatttttaataattcattATTGAAATAGtctgataataataataaaaataaccaGATTAGCAGATTCATATGTGTTTTGCAAAAgggaagagagaaagaggacCACGTGTTTAGAAGAATCAGTGTCCACTCTTAAGTTAAAAGGTGAAACTTTGAAGTAAATAGTGACAACAATGCAGATGATTATAGCAAAAACCCACTTTGATTCTTggtaattaaaatataagttaatGTTTTGACCATGTGAAATACTGATATTTCGAGCCATCAACCTTGATTTTCCCAAGAAAATTGaagttttcttcttatttttttttcttggtttatAGTGAAATGAGaagaatccaaaaaaaaaaatgtatagtagttctattttttattaacatGGGCTTGTGTTGTGTCTCTCATGAAGCAGACAAGTTTTATCGATCGCAACTATTTAGAATTCATTAtttaatttaccaaaaactttCTCTGCAAATGTTAAGAGTTGTTCTTCCTTCATTTAAATCTCTCTTAACGCCAGAAAAGGAAACAATAATCGACCGTTTCTAATTTAGAAATCATATATTATCAAATTAGGGTCCGAAGCAAAATCAGAAATTAACATATACTTATAATCGAAGCTAACACACTTAGAGATTCGAAGTGGAAACTCTGAGAAGCTAACCTGGAAATCCAGAATGATGACGAGCAATAATTGATCGCCCAGATCAAAAAGCAACGATCCGAACGTAGTTTGGGTTAAAACCAGGTTGGAAAGTGTAAAACTCCTCACCGGAAATGGAGAACGCTGAACGCCAACTTGGGGGAGGTTTCTTTCTCTAAGAAAATGTTTTGAATTTCAAACTCTAACAAGAGAACAGAGGAGAAAAAAAGAACTTATTTGAATTTTCCTCTTTTCAAATTTCAACTTAAGTACCCTTTATTATTATGGTAACCCAAAGAGaaaaatgttgatttttttttattttatatattattttttaatcactGTCCCCACAAAACATCGTTTGATGATAGTGATTCTTATTAGTTTTGCACGACGTATTTCCCACCGAAATCATAGCATAAGATCCCCTTCAAACTATGATTTCGTGTTAAATCTCCTCGGATTAACTGTTTCAAATATATTTCTCATTTGAAACTTAATTACCCATGTAACATGGTTTtagttggtttattatttacaaaataattttaaaccgGTTAAACTAAAccattcatttttttattaaaaaaaacaaattttattaaaaactctAATTCAACGTCGTCCCATTGTTCTTATAATCAGTCAAAGCCATCACCCTTGTTCCTTGCTTGAACTCAGTAACAGAAGAGAcacatattaatataaaaacgaattttggtttggttaggtTTAAAATTATTTGGGTAATAAAAACCAAGTAAAACCATGGTACATGACTACATgggtaattaattaaattaaatagatattcctatatttttttctgaaattgtatctgaataaaaaaattcatatctttttttttacaatataaatatttatttatttttcattaaaatgaacatattaaatatttaattaatttcatatttatttataacatatatgtacatttcattttttactcaaagcttttaaatatttaattaatttcatgtttatttaaaaaataaatgtatgtttcattttaactaaaacaaacattttaaatatctaattaatttgtaattataattaaactaatgtacaattttgtattaatattgtgatattaatttaatataatacttttcaattaaatttttgatctTTAACTAATAAGACTTTCAATTTAGAATTTTGTATCACATGATTGAAAATATGCTATCATTGAcaattcaaaac
Protein-coding regions in this window:
- the LOC106446626 gene encoding translation initiation factor IF3-4, chloroplastic isoform X2; this encodes MAGITSTVGFNAVFAGITKTLPFSVSSIDSKLYGLRLSTAELPIPSSPRRGLAVTCRYGGGGGGGYRFSGDSRRGRPKEAEVDEALDIASIRSATVRLIDGQQNMLGLVSKDEAVRRAEDAELDLVCVTNIPLQCFFTCGALASWCVRFQVILSPDADPPVVKMMDYSKYRYEQQKKKKDQQKKTTRMDLKELKMGYNIDQHDYSVRMKAAQKFLQDGDKVKVIVSMKGRENEFRNIAIELLRRFQTEVGELATEESKNFRDRNLFIILVPNKEMIKKPQEPSSRKKKKIAAENEVLPAENEVSAAENEVSAAEITTPP
- the LOC106446626 gene encoding translation initiation factor IF3-2, chloroplastic isoform X3; amino-acid sequence: MAGITSTVGFNAVFAGITKTLPFSVSSIDSKLYGLRLSTAELPIPSSPRRGLAVTCRYGGGGGGGYRFSGDSRRGRPKEAEVDEALDIASIRSATVRLIDGQQNMLGLVSKDEAVRRAEDAELDLVILSPDADPPVVKMMDYSKYRYEQQKKKKDQQKKTTRMDLKELKMGYNIDQHDYSVRMKAAQKFLQDGDKVKVIVSMKGRENEFRNIAIELLRRFQTEVGELATEESKNFRDRNLFIILVPNKEMIKKPQEPSSRKKKKIAAENEVLPAENKVSTAENEVSAAENEVSAAENEVSAAEITTPP
- the LOC106446626 gene encoding translation initiation factor IF3-4, chloroplastic isoform X1; this translates as MAGITSTVGFNAVFAGITKTLPFSVSSIDSKLYGLRLSTAELPIPSSPRRGLAVTCRYGGGGGGGYRFSGDSRRGRPKEAEVDEALDIASIRSATVRLIDGQQNMLGLVSKDEAVRRAEDAELDLVCVTNIPLQCFFTCGALASWCVRFQVILSPDADPPVVKMMDYSKYRYEQQKKKKDQQKKTTRMDLKELKMGYNIDQHDYSVRMKAAQKFLQDGDKVKVIVSMKGRENEFRNIAIELLRRFQTEVGELATEESKNFRDRNLFIILVPNKEMIKKPQEPSSRKKKKIAAENEVLPAENKVSTAENEVSAAENEVSAAENEVSAAEITTPP
- the LOC106446627 gene encoding QWRF motif-containing protein 4 isoform X2, with the translated sequence MEVLCGSKKAAMAKQLQQSVTDTTRSPLVPAEKNNAVAATRRSRTMESLSKRAVSAERKRSSTPTTPTNPSTPVSDVSIDLPVSSKKLSTGRVPQGLWPSTMRSLSVSFQSDSLSVPVVKEKPFVTSSIDRTLRPSSTSVSRKHTRSPLKGKNVTAGQSENSKPVDDGPHSRLIQQHRWPSRMSMNRSLDLGDKAVRTTSLSLSNKTSKPLQKSSSDTARLLSACENGGLVMSPTNSENGSNSLNRLLSASSLDRATSARVHPLSAPGSRAASPSRSSFSSSSSSSSHSRGMSPLRGANLSCVRSSTPPPRGVSPSRLRQTNASTSSPTSVLSFMADVKKGKKANYIEDVHQLRLLYNRYSQWRFANARAEGVGYIQRLIAEETLYNVWHATSELRDHVTTQRIYLQQLKLEIKLEDILSKQMGCLEDWAILEREHVTSVAGAIADLEANTLRLPLTGGTKVDLGTLKLAMSSALDVMQTMGSSICSLHSQMEEMNKLVSDLAVIAAKEKYMLGKCENLLASTAVMEIEESSLMTHLMQKKQEEVRDDAESPLLPLGSFKCLWT
- the LOC106446627 gene encoding QWRF motif-containing protein 4 isoform X1, with the protein product MEVLCGSKKAAMAKQLQQSVTDTTRSPLVPAEKNNAVAATRRSRTMEVSSRYRSPTPTKTRRCPSPNVTRTVSSTSQSLSKRAVSAERKRSSTPTTPTNPSTPVSDVSIDLPVSSKKLSTGRVPQGLWPSTMRSLSVSFQSDSLSVPVVKEKPFVTSSIDRTLRPSSTSVSRKHTRSPLKGKNVTAGQSENSKPVDDGPHSRLIQQHRWPSRMSMNRSLDLGDKAVRTTSLSLSNKTSKPLQKSSSDTARLLSACENGGLVMSPTNSENGSNSLNRLLSASSLDRATSARVHPLSAPGSRAASPSRSSFSSSSSSSSHSRGMSPLRGANLSCVRSSTPPPRGVSPSRLRQTNASTSSPTSVLSFMADVKKGKKANYIEDVHQLRLLYNRYSQWRFANARAEGVGYIQRLIAEETLYNVWHATSELRDHVTTQRIYLQQLKLEIKLEDILSKQMGCLEDWAILEREHVTSVAGAIADLEANTLRLPLTGGTKVDLGTLKLAMSSALDVMQTMGSSICSLHSQMEEMNKLVSDLAVIAAKEKYMLGKCENLLASTAVMEIEESSLMTHLMQKKQEEVRDDAESPLLPLGSFKCLWT